From Cricetulus griseus strain 17A/GY chromosome 1 unlocalized genomic scaffold, alternate assembly CriGri-PICRH-1.0 chr1_0, whole genome shotgun sequence, a single genomic window includes:
- the LOC100763630 gene encoding ribonuclease P protein subunit p21 isoform X2 has protein sequence MAGPVKDREAFQRLSFLYQAAHCVLSQNPENQALARFYCHTEKTIAKRLVLRQDPSVKRTLCRGCSSLLIPGLTCTQRQRRQKGLRWTVQTCLTCQRSQRFLNDPKHLLWGDRPEAQLENQADFKPSEPLPNIAHLDKENPQPQASNTNDEFTPFSR, from the exons CTTCTTGTACCAG GCTGCACATTGCGTCCTGTCGCAGAACCCGGAGAACCAGGCCCTGGCGAGGTTTTACTGCCACACGGAGAAGACCATCGCGAAGCGGCTGGTCCTGCGGCA GGACCCCTCGGTGAAGAGGACGCTCTGTCGCGGCTGCTCATCTCTCCTCATCCCCGGCCTCACCTGCACCCAGCGCCAGAGAC GCCAAAAGGGTCTTCGCTGGACAGTGCAGACCTGCCTGACATGCCAGCGCAGCCAGCGGTTCCTCAATGACCCCAAGCATCTGCTCTGGGGTGACCGACCTGAAGCCCAGCTGGAAAATCAGGCAG ATTTCAAACCATCAGAACCTCTGCCAAACATAGCCCACCTCGATAAGGAGAACCCACAGCCTCAGGCTTCAAACACCAATGATGAATTCACTCCGTTTTCCAGATAA
- the LOC100761321 gene encoding E3 ubiquitin-protein ligase TRIM39 isoform X1 produces MAEKRSMLEFEALAASTAAALENLQVEANCSVCLEYLKEPVILECGHNFCKVCITRCWEDLEQDFPCPVCRKTSQYQNLWPNRQLGSMVEIAKYLKRVRQKTREENLCFEHQEAMSLLCYEDQEAVCPTCAIYHTQQAHTVLQLDDVTKECKEKLQKCLELLNQKLRDISRCKASEEKKPGELKRLVESRRQQILKEFEELHRRLDEEQQTLLSRLEEEEQDILQRLRENAAHLGAKRQDLTYLVAEVECRSLLPGFKMLKDVKSTLEKCDKVKTMEVTTVSIELEKNFSNFPRQYFALRKILKQLIGDSPLWLLPPADVTLDPETAHPCLVLSEDRKSVKFVETRRRDLPDTPQRFTFYPCVLATEGFTSGRHYWEVEVGDKTHWAVGVCRDSVSRKGELTPLPETGYWRIRLWNGDKYAATTTPFTPLHIKVKPKRVGIFLDYEAGTLSFYNVTDRSHIYTFTDTFTEKLWPLFYPGVSAGRKNAAPLTIRPPTDWE; encoded by the exons ATGGCAGAGAAGAGGAGTATGTTAGAGTTTGAAGCCCTGGCAGCCTCCACCGCTGCTGCCCTGGAGAATCTGCAAGTGGAGGCAAACTGCTCCGTGTGCCTGGAATATCTGAAGGAGCCGGTTATCCTTGAATGCGGGCATAACTTCTGCAAAGTCTGCATCACCCGCTGTTGGGAGGACCTAGAGCAGGACTTCCCTTGCCCGGTCTGCCGAAAGACATCCCAATACCAGAATCTCTGGCCTAATAGACAACTGGGAAGTATGGTGGAAATCGCCAAATATCTCAAGCGCGTCAGACAGAAAACCAGAGAAGAAAACCTTTGTTTTGAACACCAGGAGGCAATGAGCCTCCTCTGCTACGAAGACCAGGAGGCTGTCTGTCCGACATGTGCAATATATCATACCCAGCAAGCTCACACTGTTCTGCAACTGGATGATGTTACAAAAGAGTGCAAG GAGAAACTGCAGAAGTGCCTTGAGCTCCTGAACCAGAAGCTTCGGGATATCAGCCGCTGCAAAGCctctgaagaaaagaaaccaggggAGCTCAAG AGACTAGTGGAGAGCCGCAGACAGCAAATCCTAAAGGAGTTTGAAGAGCTCCACAGGAGGCTGGATGAGGAACAGCAGACTCTCCTTTCCAGACTGGAAGAAGAAGAGCAGGACATTCTACAGAGGCTTCGAGAAAATGCTGCTCACCTTGGGGCCAAGCGCCAGGACCTGACCTACTTAGTTGCTGAGGTGGAGTGCAGATCCTTACTGCCAGGCTTCAAGATGCTTAAG gATGTGAAAAGTACCCTGGAAAA ATGTGACAAGGTGAAGACCATGGAGGTGACAACAGTATCTATAGAGCTGGAAAAGAACTTCAGTAATTTCCCCCGGCAGTACTTTGCCCTCAGGAAAATCCTCAAACAGCTAATTGGTGA CTCCCCACTCTGGCTTCTCCCGCCAGCGGATGTGACCCTGGACCCTGAGACGGCTCATCCTTGCCTTGTTCTGTCAGAGGATCGGAAGAGTGTCAAGTTTGTGGAGACAAGACGCAGAGACCTCCCTGACACACCACAGCGTTTCACTTTCTACCCTTGTGTCTTGGCTACTGAAGGCTTCACCTCAGGTCGACACtactgggaggtggaggtgggagacAAGACCCACTGGGCAGTGGGAGTATGCCGGGACTCTGTGAGCAGAAAGGGCGAATTGACTCCACTCCCTGAGACTGGCTACTGGAGAATACGGCTGTGGAATGGGGACAAGTATgcagccaccaccacacctttcACTCCTTTGCACATCAAGGTGAAACCTAAGAGGGTGGGCATATTCCTAGACTATGAGGCCGGCACATTGTCTTTTTACAACGTCACGGACCGCTCACATATCTATACCTTCACTGACACTTTTACTGAAAAACTTTGGCCCCTCTTCTACCCAGGGGTCTCGGCTGGCCGGAAGAATGCTGCACCACTTACTATCAGGCCCCCAACAGATTGGGAGTGA
- the LOC100761321 gene encoding E3 ubiquitin-protein ligase TRIM39 isoform X3, with translation MAEKRSMLEFEALAASTAAALENLQVEANCSVCLEYLKEPVILECGHNFCKVCITRCWEDLEQDFPCPVCRKTSQYQNLWPNRQLGSMVEIAKYLKRVRQKTREENLCFEHQEAMSLLCYEDQEAVCPTCAIYHTQQAHTVLQLDDVTKECKEKLQKCLELLNQKLRDISRCKASEEKKPGELKRLVESRRQQILKEFEELHRRLDEEQQTLLSRLEEEEQDILQRLRENAAHLGAKRQDLTYLVAEVECRSLLPGFKMLKDVKSTLEKCDKVKTMEVTTVSIELEKNFSNFPRQYFALRKILKQLIADVTLDPETAHPCLVLSEDRKSVKFVETRRRDLPDTPQRFTFYPCVLATEGFTSGRHYWEVEVGDKTHWAVGVCRDSVSRKGGCGMGTSMQPPPHLSLLCTSR, from the exons ATGGCAGAGAAGAGGAGTATGTTAGAGTTTGAAGCCCTGGCAGCCTCCACCGCTGCTGCCCTGGAGAATCTGCAAGTGGAGGCAAACTGCTCCGTGTGCCTGGAATATCTGAAGGAGCCGGTTATCCTTGAATGCGGGCATAACTTCTGCAAAGTCTGCATCACCCGCTGTTGGGAGGACCTAGAGCAGGACTTCCCTTGCCCGGTCTGCCGAAAGACATCCCAATACCAGAATCTCTGGCCTAATAGACAACTGGGAAGTATGGTGGAAATCGCCAAATATCTCAAGCGCGTCAGACAGAAAACCAGAGAAGAAAACCTTTGTTTTGAACACCAGGAGGCAATGAGCCTCCTCTGCTACGAAGACCAGGAGGCTGTCTGTCCGACATGTGCAATATATCATACCCAGCAAGCTCACACTGTTCTGCAACTGGATGATGTTACAAAAGAGTGCAAG GAGAAACTGCAGAAGTGCCTTGAGCTCCTGAACCAGAAGCTTCGGGATATCAGCCGCTGCAAAGCctctgaagaaaagaaaccaggggAGCTCAAG AGACTAGTGGAGAGCCGCAGACAGCAAATCCTAAAGGAGTTTGAAGAGCTCCACAGGAGGCTGGATGAGGAACAGCAGACTCTCCTTTCCAGACTGGAAGAAGAAGAGCAGGACATTCTACAGAGGCTTCGAGAAAATGCTGCTCACCTTGGGGCCAAGCGCCAGGACCTGACCTACTTAGTTGCTGAGGTGGAGTGCAGATCCTTACTGCCAGGCTTCAAGATGCTTAAG gATGTGAAAAGTACCCTGGAAAA ATGTGACAAGGTGAAGACCATGGAGGTGACAACAGTATCTATAGAGCTGGAAAAGAACTTCAGTAATTTCCCCCGGCAGTACTTTGCCCTCAGGAAAATCCTCAAACAGCTAATTG CGGATGTGACCCTGGACCCTGAGACGGCTCATCCTTGCCTTGTTCTGTCAGAGGATCGGAAGAGTGTCAAGTTTGTGGAGACAAGACGCAGAGACCTCCCTGACACACCACAGCGTTTCACTTTCTACCCTTGTGTCTTGGCTACTGAAGGCTTCACCTCAGGTCGACACtactgggaggtggaggtgggagacAAGACCCACTGGGCAGTGGGAGTATGCCGGGACTCTGTGAGCAGAAAGGG CGGCTGTGGAATGGGGACAAGTATgcagccaccaccacacctttcACTCCTTTGCACATCAAGGTGA
- the LOC100761321 gene encoding E3 ubiquitin-protein ligase TRIM39 isoform X2, with protein sequence MAEKRSMLEFEALAASTAAALENLQVEANCSVCLEYLKEPVILECGHNFCKVCITRCWEDLEQDFPCPVCRKTSQYQNLWPNRQLGSMVEIAKYLKRVRQKTREENLCFEHQEAMSLLCYEDQEAVCPTCAIYHTQQAHTVLQLDDVTKECKEKLQKCLELLNQKLRDISRCKASEEKKPGELKRLVESRRQQILKEFEELHRRLDEEQQTLLSRLEEEEQDILQRLRENAAHLGAKRQDLTYLVAEVECRSLLPGFKMLKDVKSTLEKCDKVKTMEVTTVSIELEKNFSNFPRQYFALRKILKQLIADVTLDPETAHPCLVLSEDRKSVKFVETRRRDLPDTPQRFTFYPCVLATEGFTSGRHYWEVEVGDKTHWAVGVCRDSVSRKGELTPLPETGYWRIRLWNGDKYAATTTPFTPLHIKVKPKRVGIFLDYEAGTLSFYNVTDRSHIYTFTDTFTEKLWPLFYPGVSAGRKNAAPLTIRPPTDWE encoded by the exons ATGGCAGAGAAGAGGAGTATGTTAGAGTTTGAAGCCCTGGCAGCCTCCACCGCTGCTGCCCTGGAGAATCTGCAAGTGGAGGCAAACTGCTCCGTGTGCCTGGAATATCTGAAGGAGCCGGTTATCCTTGAATGCGGGCATAACTTCTGCAAAGTCTGCATCACCCGCTGTTGGGAGGACCTAGAGCAGGACTTCCCTTGCCCGGTCTGCCGAAAGACATCCCAATACCAGAATCTCTGGCCTAATAGACAACTGGGAAGTATGGTGGAAATCGCCAAATATCTCAAGCGCGTCAGACAGAAAACCAGAGAAGAAAACCTTTGTTTTGAACACCAGGAGGCAATGAGCCTCCTCTGCTACGAAGACCAGGAGGCTGTCTGTCCGACATGTGCAATATATCATACCCAGCAAGCTCACACTGTTCTGCAACTGGATGATGTTACAAAAGAGTGCAAG GAGAAACTGCAGAAGTGCCTTGAGCTCCTGAACCAGAAGCTTCGGGATATCAGCCGCTGCAAAGCctctgaagaaaagaaaccaggggAGCTCAAG AGACTAGTGGAGAGCCGCAGACAGCAAATCCTAAAGGAGTTTGAAGAGCTCCACAGGAGGCTGGATGAGGAACAGCAGACTCTCCTTTCCAGACTGGAAGAAGAAGAGCAGGACATTCTACAGAGGCTTCGAGAAAATGCTGCTCACCTTGGGGCCAAGCGCCAGGACCTGACCTACTTAGTTGCTGAGGTGGAGTGCAGATCCTTACTGCCAGGCTTCAAGATGCTTAAG gATGTGAAAAGTACCCTGGAAAA ATGTGACAAGGTGAAGACCATGGAGGTGACAACAGTATCTATAGAGCTGGAAAAGAACTTCAGTAATTTCCCCCGGCAGTACTTTGCCCTCAGGAAAATCCTCAAACAGCTAATTG CGGATGTGACCCTGGACCCTGAGACGGCTCATCCTTGCCTTGTTCTGTCAGAGGATCGGAAGAGTGTCAAGTTTGTGGAGACAAGACGCAGAGACCTCCCTGACACACCACAGCGTTTCACTTTCTACCCTTGTGTCTTGGCTACTGAAGGCTTCACCTCAGGTCGACACtactgggaggtggaggtgggagacAAGACCCACTGGGCAGTGGGAGTATGCCGGGACTCTGTGAGCAGAAAGGGCGAATTGACTCCACTCCCTGAGACTGGCTACTGGAGAATACGGCTGTGGAATGGGGACAAGTATgcagccaccaccacacctttcACTCCTTTGCACATCAAGGTGAAACCTAAGAGGGTGGGCATATTCCTAGACTATGAGGCCGGCACATTGTCTTTTTACAACGTCACGGACCGCTCACATATCTATACCTTCACTGACACTTTTACTGAAAAACTTTGGCCCCTCTTCTACCCAGGGGTCTCGGCTGGCCGGAAGAATGCTGCACCACTTACTATCAGGCCCCCAACAGATTGGGAGTGA